Proteins from a genomic interval of Physeter macrocephalus isolate SW-GA chromosome 21, ASM283717v5, whole genome shotgun sequence:
- the LOC112062688 gene encoding germ cell-less protein-like 1, translating into MGTRSSRMPWHSGECAPEEPGATGEEEEAEEAVVAERKEGKESEEARPATSQGSHKRKTGPGGPLRKVSSRKHAKDSSGSVYEALFLRGEESDVRIRALGEEWNLHRVHLCQSGYFASMFSGAWWETTMDTIELQMPEENIDREALHEALGSLYRDSMRIPARQVVAILVTASMLQLDDLIQQCGEVMKETVSAQTVCSYYYSAESYGLQNIRSMCLQWLLDNMMTQRSEELLREVSLDLMKEVIASSDHLVMEVEMDVYTMLKKWMFLQLQPTWRGPRTALLSDTDSWFARSRRESGGTPILETEQGRAFVPVFQQLRLAYIIWDLTSARVIQQDALIPVTWLTPVYKEHWLAPL; encoded by the coding sequence ATGGGAACACGAAGCAGTCGGATGCCATGGCACTCGGGGGAGTGTGCCCCAGAGGAGCCAGGTGccactggggaggaggaggaggctgaggaggcAGTAgtggcagagagaaaggaagggaaggagagcgAAGAGGCCAGACCCGCCACCAGTCAGGGGAGCCACAAGCGGAAGACAGGCCCCGGTGGGCCGCTCAGAAAAGTGTCCAGCCGGAAACATGCTAAAGATAGTTCAGGGTCCGTTTATGAGGCGCTCTTCCtgagaggagaagagagtgacGTGCGGATCCGCGCACTGGGGGAGGAGTGGAACTTGCATAGGGTCCACTTGTGCCAGTCAGGGTACTTTGCTAGCATGTTCAGCGGTGCTTGGTGGGAGACAACCATGGATACTATAGAGTTGCAGATGCCTGAAGAGAACATTGATCGTGAGGCACTGCACGAGGCTTTAGGTTCCCTGTACCGAGACTCCATGCGCATCCCAGCCCGTCAAGTCGTTGCCATCCTGGTCACCGCCAGCATGCTGCAGCTGGACGATCTGATTCAGCAGTGCGGGGAGGTCATGAAGGAGACTGTCAGTGCCCAGACCGTGTGCAGCTACTACTACTCTGCTGAAAGCTATGGACTCCAGAACATCAGGAGCATGTGTCTTCAGTGGCTGCTGGATAACATGATGACCCAGCGTAGTGAGGAGCTATTGCGAGAAGTCAGCCTGGATCTCATGAAAGAGGTAATTGCCTCTTCAGATCACttggtgatggaggtggagatggacGTGTACACCATGCTGAAAAAGTGGATGTTCTTGCAGCTGCAGCCGACATGGAGGGGCCCGCGCACTGCCCTATTGTCTGACACCGACTCATGGTTTGCCAGGTCCAGGAGGGAGTCGGGTGGCACGCCTATCCTGGAGACCGAGCAGGGCAGAGCCTTCGTGCCAGTGTTCCAGCAGCTGCGGCTTGCCTACATAATCTGGGACCTGACGTCAGCACGCGTCATCCAACAGGATGCGCTTATCCCTGTCACTTGGCTGACTCCAGTGTACAAAGAGCATTGGCTTGCGCCCCTCTGA
- the LOC112062687 gene encoding germ cell-less protein-like 1, protein MDTIELQMPDENIDHEALHEALGSLYRDSMLIPASRGVAILATACMLQLDELIQQCGEVMKETVSPQTVCSYYYSAESYGLQNIRSMCLQWLLDNRMTQCSEELLREVSLDLMKEVIASSDLLVMEVEMDVYTMLKKWMFLQLQPTCRGLRSALLSDTNSWFARSRRESEGNPYLETEQGRAFVSVFQQLRELAYPLRDEQTRKLWPMDVYVSDRQGNSMRCGGQLRRDKQCSWRWEGLNFSWDPVVCYANQHIILRCSALNESCGFSVSLLWKRKVAFRLCQASLDSAGRSVFRKDTGYQMLSLREDEELQVLNLENQDVVFPIYLSCNFLYLYRQGHYPEGGPLQKSSEN, encoded by the exons ATGGATACTATAGAGTTGCAGATGCCTGACGAGAACATTGATCATGAGGCACTGCATGAGGCTTTAGGTTCCCTGTATCGAGACTCCATGCTCATCCCAGCCAGTCGAGGCGTAGCCATCCTGGCCacagcctgcatgctgcagctggACGAGCTGATTCAGCAGTGTGGGGAGGTCATGAAGGAGACAGTCAGTCCCCAGACCGTGTGCAGCTACTACTACTCAGCTGAAAGCTACGGACTCCAGAACATCAGGAGCATGTGTCTTCAGTGGCTGCTGGACAACAGGATGACCCAGTGTAGTGAGGAGCTATTGCGAGAAGTCAGCCTGGATCTCATGAAAGAGGTCATTGCCTCTTCAGATCTCttggtgatggaggtggagatggacGTGTACACCATGCTGAAAAAGTGGATGTTCTTGCAGCTGCAGCCGACATGTAGGGGTCTGCGCAGTGCCCTATTGTCTGACACCAACTCGTGGTTTGCCAGGTCCAGGAGGGAGTCGGAGGGCAACCCTTACCTGGAGACCGAGCAGGGCAGAGCCTTCGTGTCAGTGTTCCAGCAGCTGCG AGAATTGGCTTACCCCCTCCGGGATGAACAGACCAGAAAGCTCTGGCCCATGGACGTCTACGTGTCCGACCGCCAGGGGAACAGCATGCGGTGCGGGGGCCAGCTCCGCAGGGACAAGCAGTGCAGCTGGCGGTGGGAAGGCTTAAACTTCAGCTGGGACCCGGTGGTGTGCTATGCCAACCAGCACATCATTTTACGGTGCAGCGCACTGAACGAGTCCTGCGGCTTCAGCGTCAGCTTACTATGGAAGAGAAAGGTCGCGTTCCGCCTGTGCCAGGCCTCCTTGGACAGTGCTGGGAGATCCGTTTTCAGGAAGGACACAGGATACCAGATGCTTTCCCTGAGAGAGGATGAAGAGCTACAGGTATTGAACCTGGAAAACCAAGATGTGGTTTTCCCCATATATCTGTCCTGTAACTTCCTGTACCTCTACCGACAGGGGCATTACCCAGAGGGAGGACCCCTGCAAAAAAGCTCAGAGAACTGA